DNA from Daucus carota subsp. sativus chromosome 1, DH1 v3.0, whole genome shotgun sequence:
TGAAATGGTACAGCAGATGGAAGTTCCCATGAGACGGTTGATACGAAAGTGTGATGCAAGGGGGAACTCAATCTTACACATGGTTGGGAAAAAGGTAGTTAATGAAGCGGTGGAGCAAACTGAAAAGCGCAGCCCTTCTTTTCAACTGCAAGATGATTTGTTATTGTTCGAGGTGCCATCCCCTTCTCTTTTAGCATTTTTAGACTGCATGCCATTTTTCCGCAAAATAATCTGCTTTGAGTTGAGTAATGTAtagtccctccgtcccatttaattctatacgttcactatttggcacgcactttaatacttctataaaatatggttctataatttatttttaagattttatctttttctgaattaagaaaaaaaaattaaaaaataagttatagaactatactttagaaAAGCATTAAAGTGTGCGTATAcaattcagggggacggagggagtatatgttaaaGTAAAGAGGCAAGCTTGTCATGCTTAATTGCAGGATCATAGTTTTGTTTTGATCGTTTATTTCTACAGCGCATAAAAAAGGTGATCAGACCACACTTTCACAAGCACACAAACGTGGATGGGGAAACTGCTGAGGAGCTATTTGTGGAGCATAAAGAAGAGCTTCGTGATCGATCCCAAGAATGGCTAAAGCGCACAGCAGAGAACTGTTCCATTGTCGCTGTACTCATTGCCACTGTCGCCTTTGCAGCCGCATACACAGTACCAGGAGGTTCAAAAGACGATGGCTCCCCAGTTCTAATAAATCAAACATTCTTCATCATTTTCACCATCAGTGACGTTCTGTCACTCACATTTTGCCTGACAGCGGTTATTATATTTCTCTCAATCTTGACCTCATCCTTCCGCTTAAAAGACTTCAAAAACTCACTTCCACAGAAGCTAATGCTGGGGATATCATGTCTGATATTATCCGTGTCCATGATGATGTTAGCATTTGCCGCGACAGTCATTCTGATGATACGACACAATCAACAGTGGACTAGCATCGCCATGTACTTGGTTGCGTTTCTTCCTGTCACTGTTTTTGCAAGTATCTACATGCCTCTCTATATTTCGCTCTTGGGGACTCTCAGATACACCTTGGTAAAAATCTGGTCATTTTTTCCCCGGTTCACTTGTCACTCTTCTACCCAATCTTTACATGAGATGAATGAAAAACAAGGCAGGATCCCCCAGACGAAAAAGGATATGTCTTCTCCAGTTTAAATTGATCAAGTCGTGTAAAGCATTGTGTGTTTTCTCAGTGTGTGGCAGCCAAATTTCTGTGTATCATATTGGAGTGCTGATGAGTGTTAAGAGTTGCCAGCTTTGTGACATTGTGACTGGTGTCATTGCCACTATCATCCTATAACTGTTTTATGTAAAACAATCTATTGCTatgtaattcatataaaatGTGTTCTAATGTATTCTATTGTATTACGATTTATAAAAGATGTAagggaatttatcaaatatacctctatttaacatattaattacAAGAATACTATCACCTTAAAAATGTTCTAACTTTACGTTTACTACCTGCTTCTAATTTGTATATTGCAAATATACGGTTCCTCTCTTCATCTTTACGTCCTCTCTCATCTATCTTTCCCCGCTCCCTCCCCTCACTCTCTCTCCGtctgaattgaattgaattgggCTCATTTTTTCTTTGCCCCTCTCTCTCTTCGATTTCTCTCAATCGATGAGATGAATGGGTTTCAGATTttggaaaaatcaaaatttattcaaactcgATCAAAGATTGTGTTATTGGTGGTTGTATGTATTTAATTTGTGTGGTTGATTGCTCACGGTGGTTTATTTGTTTGTCGGTGGTGCATCGATGTTAATGAGTCGTCAGAGTTTGGCAAAGTGGTAGGGTCAACACGAAGGAGGCGACAAGGCAGATCGAGAAAGAAAGAGAAGTACATAGACATAAATAAACTGTAAGTATTGGTTACTGATGGTTGCTTGGGTCAACACGAAGGAGACGACAAGGCAGATCGAGAAAGAAAGAGAAGTACATAGACATAAATAAACTGTAAGTATTGGTTACTGATGGTTGCTTTGAGTTGATTTTTGAGTTGTTTTTATGTTTGTGAGttgtgatattatttttggcccCGTAGGGTGCTCATTGGACCTTTGCAACCCGTTGCAATTTATCAtgcaaataaatttaattttcaaatgattttttcaaagttgcatttgtggttgcatatatgATTGTTAGGAGTTGCAGATATGGTTCTATATGCAAtctccgtatttttgcaaatattttttgaaagataatatatttgcgatttgttttaaaaagaaacagtattttcacaaaaattcttttagactttgatatttatgaaaaaaaaacccAAGATTTaatacttaaataattcaataatcaatattttcTAGATACCATTTCAGAATGGCTTATCACATCTAATACTTTTTGTTCGATGGAAAGATAAGATTTCTGAAGATAATGAAAGTAACGTATTTCCAATAATTTTTAAAGGcatataaaaacaatgaaattaCTAGAATAACATTTTGTGTATTTTTTCTATAGAAAAGGCTACTTTTCAACTTATTTCGTTAGTGAAAGCCGATATCAACTTTTGCAGTGAAAAGTGCTAGTGGAAACTACAGAGCAAACTCGAAATTCTGGGAGTGTATGTGGCGTATTAAGGCTCCAGCAAAAGTTTTAAATCTGGTTTAAAGAGCAGCTTCTGATTTACTGCCCACTCTTTGTTCTTTAAAGCAGAAACATGTGCCCCGTTTGTGATGGTGATGAGGAAACGACGTTACATGCTTTAGTAACGTGTCCCAAAGCTGCTCATATTTGGAGCTTGATTATTCCAGATATTAATCAACAGGTACaggaaaatttctttgaaaGTCTGGAGTAACAAGAATTGTTCTGCAAATGGAGTTTTGTATTCAGCAAAAAGTTacttcctctgtcccatttaattctattcgtttctttttaactgtccgacacgcatttcaatacttttataaaatatagttccgtaacttatttttgagattttctttttctgtataaaaatataacatccaaactttaattcagaaaaaaaaaatttaaaaataaattgcacaactacactttgcaggagcattaaagtccgtgccgcgtccccgtcccccgatgtatactactcaggggggacggagggagtaccttaCACAATGGAGAGAATCCCAAAGCAGGTCTTTGTGGCTTTGCCTCATGCAGGTCTACCTGTTGATGGAGCATTTACTTGGGTTAAACCACAGGATTCGTTAGTTGAGGACTTGAGGTCATTTCCAGAGCAGCTGGTATTCGGAGCTGGTATGGTTGGTCATGATTTCAGAGGCGATTTAATTCAAGCAAGAACGGTGCTCTCAGCTGGAGTTTTGCAACCGGAGCTCGCAGAGGTGATGGCCATTAAAGAGGCTTTGAGCTGGATGGAGGTGCACGGCTGGTATGAGGGGATTCTCGAGACTGATTGCTTGGTAGCAGCCCAAGCTATTAGAAGCAGAGTCCTGATGCATTCACCTTTCGGGGTTGTGGTCGAGGAGCGTAGAGCTCTTCTTTCTcgtttaaacaaaataattttgttatttgtgaGACGGTCTGCTAATATGACGGCTCACTGCTCTTCTTTCTcgtttaaacaaaataattttgttattttgttatcTCGCATGGTACAACATTGTATATCAATATTTACTTTTCTACTGCCGAGAAGCTAAGAGAACTAAACTGTCTTCAGAGAATAAAGGAGATAACTCAAGTTAAACCAGCCAATGTACTGGTTTGGATTAACATATACTCtgatgttgaaaataataagagACTATTTTGACACATTAACAACAGgtattcataaattattcaaaaagtCTCGTATACATAGAATTCTTCATAACAGAGGAAATTTGAAGTGAAAAGTAATTGTATCTTTACGTTCGAATTTTGCCATCCGACCAACAAAAAACTCGAAGACGGTAATGTATGGAAAGAATCgatattaatttaatgataCAGACCTGTACTTCTATCTACACACCACCAACATGAAATGCTCTAATAAACTCATATTTGCTATTGACAATTATTTTTCTATAACACAAAACTATAGTGCAACAGATGTCTTCCCTGCACACTTAAGTGAACTTTTCCAGCAATTTTTCAACAATCTTTCCACATAAAACTTTAAAGCAGGGATTTACCTTAGTCACAATCCAACCCGCAAACTTCTAATACAATGCCATCCCTCGACACAAATGGGTTGATCCGTACCCATAAAAGTGAAAAGATAGAAGCAAGAAGGATCGACCAGACGATTAAAATAGTTGGAACTCCAGACTGTTTCCCCATCATTCCTTTTAGGAAGGGATATAGATGAACAATAACCCAAATAGCGAAGAACAGCCTGCCAAAGAGCGGTCCCCATGACTCGTAACCGTTAGTTATGGCATCTGAAATTCCCACCAGTACCCCGACTATGTTAAATATTAACAATGTCAAAGGAGGGAGCAACAAAGTAGTCCACTTGAAAACATACAGCTCCGAAAATTCACCATCATCTCCTCCTTTGGAAGTAACAGTGAAACTAGTGTTTACTCCTGCCAAGACCTTAAGAAGACCTTGAAAGAGAGCAAAAAGATGCGCAGAGACACCCCCAATCACCCAAAATTGTTCATTTCTCCACAGATCATCAATGCCAACACGACCCCACTGCATCTCTAGAATACTAGTTACAGCAATGGACAAAAACATGGCCATGAACACAAGACTGGCATAATTGCTAATCTGCAAACAATGTGACAAGTCTGTTAGCAAGTTTTACAAACAACACATCTTCAGTAGCAAGTGTGCACTTAACAACCTTAAAAGTTTAGGACAAACATTTGAGCTAATGTAGACATTTAATCATTTATTGAGCCACGCAAGCTGAAGTATATATACGTATGACCAGGGAAACcccaacaaaataataaattttagttgaCAGTTTGACTAGTTATCTCCTCCTAATATGTTCATGTCGACTTCCTTATAGGTTTCTTGTACCATTATAATGTCAAATCACTACTTTTTTATTCGCCAAAGGATTTCATTGTATCCCGTTACCACATAATGAACTCTTAGGAGCAAAAGTTTAGAGTAAATGTAAGTATCAAATCTTTAAAAGATTACTTGAAATAACagggaaaaaaacatatatgcatTAACTAAGATAGTTCGGTTGGAGATTACCTCTGGCACGATAAACTTTCCAGTTAGAAGACAGACAGCCGGCAATGTGCAGTAAGCAACCAAAGGAACGGACGTTAGAGGATAGACAACAGAGTTTATATACGAAAACCGTTCCAGTGGCTTTAAGCCACAACCGTAACCGTACCAGATGGGACAATGCTTGCTCATGAGAATCTCAACAGATCCAAGGGCCCACCTGAGAACTTGGTGAAGACGATCAGAAAGATTAATGGGAGCTGACCCTTTAAAGGCAGGCCTTTTAGGAATGCAGTAAACAGAACGCCAACCATGGCAGTGCATCTTGAACCCTGTCAATATATCCTCAGTAACAGAGCCATAAATCCATCCAACCTGATAAATTAAAGATAGACATAAGTTGAATAGTATTGGAGTAAATCAACTAGATAGCTTTAAATGTTAAAGCAACTATCAGTACCTCTTTTCCCCAATCTGTTTTATCTTCATACCCACAACTAATAACATGTATAGCTTCTTTCAAGAGAGAAGCTGAAGTTGCTCCGGGCAGTACTCCACCTTCTTCTAGAAGCGTTGATGCTATAAACACAGGGGATTGTCCAAactttttctcaaaatttatcTTGGGCATGAGAGCTGCTTTTTCACTATCTATTCCTGCAATAACATTTACATAAGCCCATCCACGTTTGATCAGGAAATTTATTTCAGAAATTTTTAAACCACCTACTTTGACACAAAAAGAAACTTTGGATTCACATTAACTGAGTTGCAATAATTGAATTCTTTACCTTCGATCCCTTCTTCAATATTCTTAAGTGCAGGTAAATGTGTTGAAGGCTCCCTGCTCTTCATGTCCTTCTCCTTGGACTTACCTTTTTTGGTCTTCTTTCTAGATCCACAACAGCAGCAAAACCATTTTGGCAAACAGTTACAAGTTTTTCCTACAGCTTTCTTCTTGACAGGCGCATCATATCCATATAGAGCTTGCCTCCTGAACACGCAACCTGTTCCAACATATATCGGTCCTTGGATGCCGTCTAATCCTTTCATATTAATCTGTGCATTGATTGAAATAGGTAGACAAATGCAACTATTAGGAATAACATAAAGTAAAACCACATCTCAAGCATACAGAAAAGGTGCCTAACTGTATGGATTAATACGGGTATACATGCACTACGCACAGAGAATATTTAATTTCTCAAGCTATTTTACTTACATCAAAGAAAACAACGTTACGATTTGAGTATCTATCATGACGATCAATCCCATCAAACCTTTGAGGAAATTGCACATAGCATATCTTCTTTCCAGATGTAGGATCCATCATAAAGCACATTGACTCTCTGAGTGCTTTACTATTGTttatatagtgatcacaatcaacATTGAGTAGGTATGGAGCATTGGAGATGACTGCTGAGACTCGAATCTAGAAGATCACATGATATACGTTAACAAGggagaataaaatatatactaacaaacacttaaaaattaatcaaacttCAAACAAGATGAAGACAGAAAATGCATTAATGTAGTGGGCTAGAAACTTACAAGAGAATTCATAGCACCAGCTTTTTTGTGGTGTTCGAATCCAGGCCTCTTCTCACGAGAAACATAAACCAGATGAGGCAGCTCATTTCCCTCAGTGTCAAGGACACCATTATTACCTAAGAACACCTGTCATATGCATGTATATTACAACcagttattttcattttaaacgTCAATTGGTATCAGTTTTTTAGCATATTGTATATTTGTATGGCATCAAAGCCGAAgtagaaaaaaagaaagaaaattccACAGACCTGAATCATTCCAGGATGATCTCTAACGTTGTTACCAGGCCATGGGGTACCATCTTGCATTGTCCACCCCTCTTCGGGAACCTTCTGTGCCATTGCAACCAAGCCATTTATTCTTACTTTAAACTCTTCATAATCCCTCTGCACCATCAGATATCATCGTAATATGGTCAGCAAACAACTATATATTAGTGATCAATGACTACTTACTCCCAACAAAAGATAAGTTTAAATGACATATGATAGAGTCAGAGTTATACTTTAGACCTCTCAGTAACAGTTTCACACAAATTACCTAATTCACTAATAAAGTCATTTATGGTCTGATTAGGAacttgaattttatttgaaattttgaattcgatcaaatgacatgtttggg
Protein-coding regions in this window:
- the LOC108198279 gene encoding ankyrin repeat-containing protein ITN1, translating into MVMSDDCSGHLHEAASSYRVPWWDEMVDRRKKYKEAVKLANFLIPKDTSWKITKSVIDQREAEAVNEKQPESKKKTEKEIAMEKKMAEKQQTPLLLATQTGCFEIVEKILQVHPQAVEHINEDGRCILHIAIKYRQLQIFEMVQQMEVPMRRLIRKCDARGNSILHMVGKKVVNEAVEQTEKRSPSFQLQDDLLLFERIKKVIRPHFHKHTNVDGETAEELFVEHKEELRDRSQEWLKRTAENCSIVAVLIATVAFAAAYTVPGGSKDDGSPVLINQTFFIIFTISDVLSLTFCLTAVIIFLSILTSSFRLKDFKNSLPQKLMLGISCLILSVSMMMLAFAATVILMIRHNQQWTSIAMYLVAFLPVTVFASIYMPLYISLLGTLRYTLVKIWSFFPRFTCHSSTQSLHEMNEKQGRIPQTKKDMSSPV
- the LOC108202111 gene encoding cellulose synthase A catalytic subunit 2 [UDP-forming], which codes for MDTKGRLVAGSHNRNEFVLINADEVGRVTSVKELSGHFCQICGDEIEVTVDGEPFVACNECAFPVCRNCYEYERREGTQSCPQCRTRYKRVKGSPRVDGDEEEDEFDDLDNEFEYENDHRYHQHVGDPNAPSGRHNIGRVPSNASGITTPLEMDSSTLNPEIPLLTYGQEDDAISADKHALIVPPFRGRAKRVHPMPYTDSSVSFPPRPMDPKKDLAVYGYGSVAWKERMEDWRKRQNEKLQVVKHQGGNGGGKNEDDLDDPDLPKMDEGRQPLSRKLPIPSSKINPYRMIILIRMAILGLFFHYRLRHPVHDAFALWLVSVICEIWFAVSWIFDQFPKWYPIERETYLDRLSLRYEKEGKPSELAPVDVFVSTVDPLKEPPLITANTVLSILAVDYPVDKVACYVSDDGAAMLTFEALSETSEFARKWVPFCKKFNIEPRAPEWYFAEKVDYLKDKVHPTFVRERRAMKRDYEEFKVRINGLVAMAQKVPEEGWTMQDGTPWPGNNVRDHPGMIQVFLGNNGVLDTEGNELPHLVYVSREKRPGFEHHKKAGAMNSLIRVSAVISNAPYLLNVDCDHYINNSKALRESMCFMMDPTSGKKICYVQFPQRFDGIDRHDRYSNRNVVFFDINMKGLDGIQGPIYVGTGCVFRRQALYGYDAPVKKKAVGKTCNCLPKWFCCCCGSRKKTKKGKSKEKDMKSREPSTHLPALKNIEEGIEGIDSEKAALMPKINFEKKFGQSPVFIASTLLEEGGVLPGATSASLLKEAIHVISCGYEDKTDWGKEVGWIYGSVTEDILTGFKMHCHGWRSVYCIPKRPAFKGSAPINLSDRLHQVLRWALGSVEILMSKHCPIWYGYGCGLKPLERFSYINSVVYPLTSVPLVAYCTLPAVCLLTGKFIVPEISNYASLVFMAMFLSIAVTSILEMQWGRVGIDDLWRNEQFWVIGGVSAHLFALFQGLLKVLAGVNTSFTVTSKGGDDGEFSELYVFKWTTLLLPPLTLLIFNIVGVLVGISDAITNGYESWGPLFGRLFFAIWVIVHLYPFLKGMMGKQSGVPTILIVWSILLASIFSLLWVRINPFVSRDGIVLEVCGLDCD